From Bradyrhizobium sp. NDS-1, the proteins below share one genomic window:
- a CDS encoding glutathione S-transferase family protein — protein sequence MKLTFSPASPFARKVRIAAIELGLIDKIELTPATVAPGTANEDYSKITPLKKLPVLITNDGDVILDSYVIVEYLNEMAGGSLIPDYGPRRWKAKTNHSLINGMLDSMLLCRYEKMVRPQGLQWQAWSDDHWNRAWIGMARFENMPDVLDGPFDISQIGLVCVLGYADFRFADCNWRKAYPKLDAFHQKMLERPSVKISVPPAA from the coding sequence ATGAAACTCACCTTCTCCCCCGCCTCGCCCTTCGCCCGCAAGGTGCGCATCGCCGCGATCGAGCTCGGACTGATCGACAAGATCGAGCTGACGCCGGCGACCGTTGCGCCCGGCACGGCCAATGAGGACTATTCGAAGATCACGCCGCTGAAGAAGCTGCCGGTGCTAATCACCAATGACGGCGACGTCATCTTGGATTCCTACGTCATCGTCGAATATCTCAACGAGATGGCCGGCGGCAGCCTGATCCCGGATTACGGCCCGCGGCGCTGGAAGGCCAAGACCAATCACTCCCTGATCAACGGCATGCTCGATTCCATGCTGCTGTGCCGCTACGAGAAGATGGTGCGGCCGCAGGGCCTGCAATGGCAGGCGTGGTCGGACGACCACTGGAACCGGGCCTGGATCGGCATGGCGCGCTTCGAAAACATGCCCGACGTCCTGGATGGCCCGTTCGACATCTCGCAGATCGGCCTCGTTTGCGTGCTCGGCTATGCCGACTTCCGCTTCGCCGATTGCAACTGGCGCAAGGCCTATCCGAAGCTCGATGCCTTCCACCAGAAGATGCTGGAGCGGCCCTCGGTCAAGATCTCGGTGCCGCCGGCGGCGTAA
- a CDS encoding serine hydrolase domain-containing protein: protein MRDRFSRLTRLGASVVLALSVSATPPRAESMSPGPADQACGSPSSIDDGWEIASPASVGMDGARLCTVAVRLTQRSTAVHSVVVARHGKLVFEQYFPGYDQPWGQPDGQYEFTAVTKHDMRSASKSVTSLLIGIAIDRKLIAGVDEPVLKFFPDTAAAKQPGWDAITLRHLLTMSSGFAWDEARAWTDPKNDEPHLVFEPDPLGYVLSRPIAAPPDMLWTYNGGGTKLLGNIIERVSNKSLEAFARETLFQPLGITDVEWKSYKNGKLAAASGLRLRPRDAAKIGQIVLSRGQWNGRQIIPADWIAQSITPRFQAVGFFGGTLFYGYQWWMGRSFAGGKEIKWVAAFGWGGQRIFIVPELDLVMMTTAAQYGQPKEGLAAIDILSNIVIPSVRDAH, encoded by the coding sequence ATGCGCGATCGCTTCTCCCGTCTCACACGTCTCGGCGCGAGCGTCGTGCTCGCGCTCTCCGTCTCAGCCACTCCTCCGCGGGCCGAGAGCATGTCGCCTGGACCAGCCGATCAGGCCTGCGGATCGCCGTCATCGATCGACGATGGCTGGGAGATCGCCTCGCCCGCCAGCGTCGGCATGGACGGTGCGCGGCTGTGCACAGTCGCCGTGCGACTCACGCAGCGGTCAACCGCGGTCCATTCGGTCGTCGTCGCCAGGCATGGCAAGCTCGTCTTCGAGCAATATTTTCCCGGCTACGACCAGCCTTGGGGACAGCCCGACGGCCAATACGAATTCACCGCAGTGACCAAGCACGACATGCGCTCGGCGTCCAAGAGCGTGACCTCGCTGCTGATTGGAATCGCGATCGACCGCAAGCTCATCGCGGGCGTCGACGAGCCCGTCCTGAAATTCTTCCCCGACACCGCAGCGGCGAAGCAGCCGGGATGGGACGCTATCACGCTGCGCCATCTGCTGACGATGTCATCGGGCTTCGCATGGGATGAGGCACGCGCCTGGACTGATCCGAAGAACGACGAGCCGCATCTTGTCTTCGAGCCGGACCCGCTTGGCTATGTGTTGTCGCGACCGATCGCAGCACCACCCGATATGCTATGGACCTATAATGGCGGCGGCACGAAGCTGCTCGGCAACATCATCGAGCGCGTCTCGAACAAATCGCTGGAGGCGTTCGCGCGCGAGACACTGTTTCAGCCGCTCGGCATCACTGATGTCGAATGGAAGTCATACAAGAACGGCAAGCTCGCAGCGGCCTCGGGCCTGCGCCTGCGGCCGCGCGATGCGGCGAAGATCGGCCAGATCGTGCTCAGTCGCGGCCAGTGGAACGGCCGACAGATCATCCCGGCCGACTGGATCGCACAATCGATCACGCCGCGCTTCCAGGCGGTCGGCTTTTTCGGCGGCACGCTGTTCTACGGCTATCAATGGTGGATGGGCCGCTCGTTCGCCGGCGGCAAGGAGATCAAATGGGTTGCCGCATTCGGCTGGGGCGGGCAACGCATCTTCATCGTACCGGAGCTTGATCTCGTCATGATGACGACTGCCGCGCAATACGGCCAACCCAAAGAAGGCCTGGCTGCGATCGACATCCTCTCCAATATCGTCATTCCGTCCGTGCGCGACGCGCACTGA
- a CDS encoding MBL fold metallo-hydrolase — MSLKFSVGDLTIHRVIEQETSFVPALDMLPDLTSDVLAENRAWMREAKALDEQDVLLLCFQSYVVKTPHHTILIDSCIGNDKPRPQRPKWNMKTDDTYLRGLDAAGFSVDDIDFVMCTHLHVDHVGWNTRLENGRWVPTFPKARYVFARQEFDHWSAQNAKAAIPPFADSVLPVVEAKRHELVGNDHQIGDHVRILPTPGHTPGHIAITMGRSKDDAVFSGDLMHSPLQTLYPELSIKFDVDPAKAATTRRSFLERYCDTDTLCCTAHFPSPSVGKIRRKGSGFVCAAV; from the coding sequence ATGAGTCTGAAATTCTCGGTCGGCGATCTCACCATCCATCGCGTCATCGAGCAGGAAACCTCGTTCGTCCCGGCGCTGGACATGCTGCCGGACCTGACGAGCGACGTGCTGGCCGAGAACCGCGCATGGATGCGCGAAGCGAAGGCGCTGGACGAGCAGGATGTGCTGCTGCTGTGCTTCCAGTCCTATGTGGTGAAGACGCCGCACCACACCATCCTGATCGACAGCTGCATCGGCAACGACAAGCCGCGGCCGCAGCGGCCGAAATGGAACATGAAGACCGACGATACTTATCTGCGCGGCCTCGACGCCGCCGGGTTCTCGGTCGACGACATCGACTTCGTGATGTGCACGCATCTGCATGTCGACCACGTCGGCTGGAACACGCGGCTCGAGAACGGCCGCTGGGTGCCGACCTTCCCCAAGGCACGCTACGTCTTCGCCAGGCAGGAATTCGACCACTGGTCCGCGCAGAACGCGAAGGCGGCGATCCCGCCCTTCGCCGACAGCGTGCTGCCGGTGGTCGAGGCCAAGCGCCACGAGCTCGTCGGCAATGATCATCAGATCGGCGACCACGTCCGCATCCTGCCGACGCCCGGCCACACGCCGGGCCATATCGCCATCACGATGGGCCGCAGCAAGGACGATGCCGTGTTCTCGGGCGACCTGATGCACTCGCCGTTGCAGACGCTCTATCCGGAACTGTCGATCAAGTTCGACGTCGATCCGGCCAAGGCGGCGACGACGCGCCGCAGCTTCCTGGAACGTTATTGCGACACCGACACGCTGTGCTGCACCGCGCATTTCCCCTCGCCGTCGGTCGGGAAGATCAGGCGCAAGGGCAGCGGCTTCGTTTGTGCTGCGGTTTGA
- a CDS encoding alpha/beta hydrolase — protein sequence MADLPDVPLPAGIRSRYVDGINGLRMHVLEAGFETKGRPCILLLHGFPELAFSWRKVMPTLAAAGYHVIAPDQRGYGRTTGWSADYDGDLVPFSLLNLVRDALALVSAFGYRQVDVVGHDFGSPVAAWCSLIRPDVFRSVTMMSAPFGGPPSLPFNTAGEPAKPAVEDPVHRELAALPRPRKHYQWYYSTRQANGDMQHAPQGVHDFLRAYYHHKSADWTGNRPYPLRSWSASELAKLPTYYVMDAGETMAETVAKEMPSPATIAANQWLPDSDLAYYSAEYGRTGFQGGLQWYRCGTSGAFNSELQLFAGRSIDVPSCFISGMQDWGTYQRPGVFETMQARACTQMLGCHLIDGAGHWVQQEQPGEVSRRLLDFLARARKA from the coding sequence ATGGCCGATCTTCCCGACGTTCCTCTCCCCGCCGGCATCCGCTCGCGCTATGTCGACGGCATCAACGGCTTGCGCATGCATGTGCTGGAGGCCGGCTTCGAGACCAAGGGCCGTCCCTGCATCCTGCTGCTGCACGGCTTTCCCGAGCTGGCCTTCTCCTGGCGCAAGGTGATGCCTACGCTCGCTGCAGCCGGTTACCACGTGATCGCACCGGATCAGCGCGGCTATGGCCGCACCACGGGATGGAGCGCGGACTATGACGGCGATCTGGTCCCGTTCTCGCTGCTCAACCTGGTGCGGGATGCGCTGGCCCTCGTGTCTGCGTTCGGTTACAGGCAGGTCGACGTCGTCGGGCACGATTTCGGCAGTCCGGTCGCGGCCTGGTGTTCGCTGATCCGGCCCGACGTGTTTCGGTCGGTGACGATGATGAGCGCGCCGTTCGGCGGACCGCCATCGCTGCCCTTCAACACCGCGGGCGAGCCCGCCAAGCCCGCGGTGGAAGACCCCGTCCATCGCGAGCTCGCCGCGCTGCCGCGTCCACGCAAGCATTATCAATGGTATTATTCGACACGGCAGGCCAATGGCGACATGCAGCACGCGCCGCAGGGCGTGCATGATTTCCTGCGCGCCTATTATCATCACAAGAGCGCGGACTGGACCGGCAACAGGCCCTATCCGCTAAGATCGTGGTCGGCGAGCGAGCTGGCAAAGCTGCCGACCTATTATGTGATGGATGCCGGCGAGACCATGGCCGAGACGGTGGCGAAGGAGATGCCCTCACCGGCCACGATTGCCGCCAACCAATGGCTGCCGGATAGTGACCTCGCCTATTACAGCGCCGAATATGGCCGCACCGGCTTCCAGGGCGGCCTGCAATGGTATCGCTGCGGCACGTCAGGCGCTTTCAACTCCGAACTGCAATTGTTCGCCGGCCGCAGCATCGACGTTCCCTCATGCTTCATCTCGGGCATGCAGGATTGGGGCACATATCAGCGCCCGGGCGTGTTCGAGACGATGCAGGCGCGCGCGTGTACGCAGATGCTCGGCTGCCATCTCATCGACGGCGCCGGCCATTGGGTCCAGCAGGAGCAGCCTGGGGAGGTGAGCCGGCGGCTGCTGGACTTCCTCGCCCGAGCCCGCAAGGCCTGA
- the mbfA gene encoding iron exporter MbfA: protein MKNFADLTEREVLAVAISSEEEDSRIYMTFAEDLRERYPDTAKIFEEMAEEERGHRHMLLELYEQRFGPHLPPIRREDVKGFLRRRPVWLTKNLSLDAIRREVETMEMQAERFYVKAAEKAQDVGVRRLLGDLAEAEKGHEETAAKLTGEILSSDVRAEEDRTNRRMFVLQYVQPGLAGLMDGSVSTLAPLFAAAFATHQNWQTFLVGLAASIGAGISMGFAEALSDDGSLTGRGSPWLRGVTCGAMTTLGGLGHTAPYLVPDSWANAFWIATAIACVVVFFELWAIAFIRSRYMDTPFLQAVFQIVLGGAIVLAVGILIGAA, encoded by the coding sequence GTGAAGAATTTTGCCGATCTCACTGAGCGTGAGGTGCTTGCGGTCGCGATCTCCTCCGAAGAGGAGGACAGTCGTATCTATATGACCTTCGCGGAGGATCTCCGCGAGCGTTACCCGGACACGGCGAAGATTTTTGAAGAGATGGCCGAGGAGGAACGCGGCCACCGCCACATGTTGCTGGAATTGTACGAGCAGCGCTTCGGCCCGCATCTGCCGCCGATCCGCCGCGAGGACGTCAAGGGATTCCTGCGCCGCCGCCCGGTCTGGCTCACCAAGAACCTGTCGCTCGATGCCATCCGCAGGGAAGTCGAAACCATGGAGATGCAGGCGGAGCGCTTCTACGTGAAGGCCGCCGAAAAGGCTCAGGACGTCGGCGTGCGCCGCCTGCTCGGCGATCTCGCCGAAGCCGAGAAAGGTCACGAGGAGACCGCCGCAAAGCTCACGGGCGAGATCCTGAGTTCCGACGTCCGCGCCGAGGAGGACCGCACCAATCGCCGCATGTTCGTGCTGCAATATGTGCAGCCGGGCCTCGCAGGCCTGATGGATGGTTCGGTCTCGACGCTGGCGCCGCTGTTTGCGGCGGCGTTCGCCACTCACCAGAACTGGCAGACGTTCCTCGTCGGCCTTGCCGCCTCGATCGGCGCCGGCATCAGCATGGGCTTCGCCGAAGCACTGTCCGACGACGGCTCGCTGACGGGACGCGGATCGCCTTGGCTGCGCGGGGTCACCTGCGGCGCGATGACGACGCTCGGCGGGCTCGGCCACACCGCGCCCTATCTCGTGCCGGATAGCTGGGCCAATGCGTTCTGGATCGCAACGGCCATCGCCTGCGTCGTGGTGTTCTTCGAATTGTGGGCGATCGCATTCATCCGCTCGCGCTACATGGACACGCCATTTCTCCAGGCGGTGTTCCAGATCGTGCTCGGCGGCGCGATCGTGCTCGCGGTGGGGATATTGATCGGGGCGGCGTAG
- a CDS encoding amidase → MAKSQWSFRSAVELSAALAAKKVSSVELTRDAIDRIERHDGKVNAICVRDFDRALSAARDADAALARGERKPLLGLPVTVKESFNIAGLPTTWGWTPQKDFRPPEDALSISRVKTAGGVIVGKTNVPVGLGDWQSYNDIYGTTNNPYDLGRTPGGSSGGSSAALAAGYGPLSLGSDIGGSLRVPAFHCGVYAHKPTYNLCPTRGHTPPPFPAIPMERDMAVIGPMARSAVDLTLLLDVMAGPDPLDLGVGYRLALPEARHAGLKDFRLLMIDGHPLLPANAEIRGAIEKLAGQLTNAGAKVARESPLFPDFREASRLYMRMLMGFLGAFFPPDILAGARAGAAQLSPDDKSLAAERLRGMTSSHQAWVFDEGARAGLRAQWRQLFRTFDAVICPIMPTPAYPHDHSPEQEKRRINIDGKDHSYPDQLAWPGIATLTGLPATAVPLGLSKDGLPVGVQIIGPFLEDRTPLKLAELIEREFGGFVPPKMFDD, encoded by the coding sequence GTGGCCAAATCGCAGTGGAGTTTCAGGAGCGCCGTCGAGCTATCGGCCGCGCTGGCGGCGAAGAAGGTCTCGTCAGTCGAGCTCACGAGGGACGCGATCGACCGCATCGAGCGGCACGACGGCAAGGTCAACGCCATCTGCGTGCGGGATTTCGACCGCGCGCTCAGTGCCGCGCGAGACGCGGACGCTGCTTTGGCACGCGGCGAGCGCAAGCCTTTGCTCGGCCTGCCCGTGACCGTGAAGGAATCCTTCAACATCGCGGGCCTGCCGACGACTTGGGGCTGGACGCCGCAGAAGGATTTCAGGCCGCCGGAGGACGCGCTCTCGATCAGCCGGGTGAAGACCGCCGGCGGCGTCATTGTCGGCAAGACCAACGTTCCCGTCGGCTTGGGAGACTGGCAGAGCTACAACGACATCTATGGCACGACGAACAATCCGTACGATCTCGGCCGCACGCCCGGCGGCTCGTCTGGCGGCTCGTCGGCAGCGCTTGCCGCCGGCTACGGGCCGCTGTCGCTCGGTTCCGACATTGGCGGCTCGCTGCGCGTGCCGGCCTTCCATTGCGGGGTCTATGCGCACAAGCCGACCTACAATCTCTGTCCGACGCGCGGCCACACGCCGCCGCCATTTCCCGCGATCCCGATGGAGCGCGATATGGCGGTGATCGGTCCGATGGCGCGGAGTGCCGTCGATCTGACGCTGCTGCTGGACGTGATGGCCGGCCCCGATCCGCTCGACCTCGGCGTCGGATACAGGCTTGCGCTGCCGGAGGCGCGCCACGCCGGGCTGAAGGATTTCCGCCTCCTGATGATCGACGGCCATCCGCTGCTGCCCGCGAATGCCGAAATTCGCGGCGCGATCGAAAAGCTGGCCGGGCAGCTGACGAACGCCGGCGCGAAAGTCGCGCGCGAGAGCCCGCTGTTTCCGGACTTCCGGGAGGCCTCGCGGCTCTACATGCGCATGCTCATGGGCTTTCTCGGCGCGTTCTTTCCGCCTGATATTCTCGCCGGCGCACGTGCCGGCGCGGCGCAGCTCTCACCCGACGACAAGAGCCTTGCGGCCGAGCGGCTGCGCGGCATGACCTCCAGCCATCAGGCCTGGGTGTTCGACGAGGGCGCGCGCGCCGGCCTGCGCGCGCAATGGCGGCAATTGTTCAGGACGTTCGATGCCGTGATCTGCCCGATCATGCCGACCCCAGCCTATCCGCATGATCATTCGCCGGAGCAGGAGAAGCGGCGGATCAATATCGACGGCAAGGACCATTCCTATCCGGACCAGCTCGCCTGGCCCGGAATCGCCACGCTGACGGGCCTGCCGGCCACGGCCGTCCCGCTCGGCCTGTCGAAGGACGGCCTGCCGGTCGGCGTCCAGATCATCGGGCCTTTCCTCGAAGACCGCACGCCGCTCAAACTCGCTGAGCTGATCGAGCGCGAGTTCGGCGGGTTCGTGCCGCCGAAGATGTTCGACGACTAA
- a CDS encoding nuclear transport factor 2 family protein, with the protein MSKDLDELTALNRDYVASVQNCDVRRFDEILAPEFYCSNPDKTLVDRAAFLEQTARPIAIRNLHAHDVIIRIMGDFAIIHAATSYTTADGQRATGRYTDCWAKQNGRWLAVSAHVSR; encoded by the coding sequence ATGAGCAAAGACCTCGATGAACTCACCGCGCTCAACCGCGACTACGTTGCCTCCGTGCAGAACTGCGACGTCAGGCGTTTCGACGAGATCCTGGCGCCGGAGTTCTATTGCTCCAATCCCGACAAGACGCTGGTCGACCGCGCGGCCTTCCTGGAGCAAACGGCACGGCCGATCGCGATCCGCAATCTGCATGCACATGATGTCATCATCCGCATCATGGGCGACTTCGCGATCATTCATGCCGCGACGAGCTACACCACCGCGGACGGACAGCGAGCGACCGGGCGATATACCGATTGCTGGGCGAAGCAGAACGGCAGATGGCTGGCGGTGTCCGCGCACGTGTCGCGGTGA
- a CDS encoding Zn-dependent alcohol dehydrogenase, whose amino-acid sequence MKAAVLYEVNQPLVIEDVSLPKPGPREVLIRTAVAGLCHSDLHFMEGLYPHPLPAVLGHESAGIVEQVGSDVTYVKPGDHVVTCLSVFCGTCDNCTTGRTVLCTDTTVKLLPGVSNRMQWSKPEKLHQFLNLSSFAEQMLVHENAIVKIRKEMPLDLAALIGCGVITGYGAVVNTAKVTAGETVAVIGCGGVGMAAINGAQIAGAGRIIAIDTNPAKLQLATKLGATDIINPADGDVVKQVRDLTNGGVHHSFEVLGRKETAEQAFGMLASGGTATIVGMIPFGQKIELHGFDFLRERKIQGSSMGSNHFRVDMPRLVDFYLRGRLHLEDWISAKLKLSEINDGFANMKAGKTLRSVIMFDS is encoded by the coding sequence ATGAAGGCCGCCGTCCTCTATGAAGTCAACCAGCCGCTGGTCATCGAGGATGTCAGCCTGCCGAAACCGGGCCCGCGCGAAGTGCTGATCCGCACGGCGGTCGCCGGGCTCTGCCATTCCGATTTGCACTTCATGGAAGGGCTCTATCCGCATCCGCTGCCAGCGGTCCTCGGCCACGAATCCGCAGGCATCGTCGAACAGGTCGGGTCCGACGTCACTTACGTCAAGCCGGGCGATCACGTCGTCACGTGCCTGTCGGTGTTCTGCGGCACCTGCGACAACTGCACCACCGGCCGCACCGTGCTCTGCACCGACACCACGGTTAAGCTGCTGCCGGGTGTCTCCAACCGGATGCAATGGTCGAAGCCGGAAAAGCTGCACCAGTTCCTCAATCTCTCGTCCTTTGCCGAGCAGATGCTGGTACACGAGAACGCGATCGTCAAAATCCGCAAGGAAATGCCGCTCGATCTCGCCGCGTTGATCGGCTGCGGGGTCATCACGGGCTACGGCGCGGTCGTGAACACGGCCAAAGTGACGGCGGGCGAGACCGTTGCCGTGATCGGCTGCGGCGGCGTCGGCATGGCCGCGATCAACGGCGCGCAGATCGCGGGCGCCGGCCGCATCATCGCCATCGACACCAATCCGGCGAAGCTCCAGCTCGCGACCAAGCTGGGTGCGACCGACATCATCAATCCCGCCGATGGCGACGTCGTGAAACAGGTGCGCGATCTCACCAATGGCGGCGTGCATCATTCCTTCGAGGTGCTCGGCCGCAAGGAAACGGCGGAGCAGGCGTTCGGCATGCTCGCCTCCGGCGGCACCGCCACCATCGTCGGCATGATTCCGTTCGGCCAGAAGATCGAGCTGCACGGCTTCGACTTCCTGCGCGAGCGCAAGATCCAAGGCTCCTCGATGGGCTCGAACCATTTTCGCGTCGACATGCCGCGCCTGGTCGATTTCTACCTGCGAGGACGGCTGCACCTGGAGGACTGGATCTCGGCCAAGCTGAAGCTGAGCGAGATCAACGACGGCTTTGCCAACATGAAAGCCGGCAAGACGCTGCGCAGCGTGATCATGTTTGACAGTTGA
- a CDS encoding acyl-CoA dehydrogenase family protein yields the protein MHKPVTAQPKHVAAEQPGLLAPDTSGMNFYRADPALTDLLRIHLPDTLFRHTEPHLDRLGELAGGRLDECARLADRHTPVLHQRDKFGRDVQWIEYHPAYRELENAAFGEFGIHALSIRKGIMGWPDKYPVVAKHAFTFLFNQTEFGMGCPINVTDGCAKLLANFGSEALKAKYLDGLTSTDMSKLTQGGQFMTEKEGGSDVGTLTTRAVQEGDHWRLTGEKWFCSNADAKVVMLLARPEGAGPGTRGVGLFLMPRFLDDGSQNHYRIVRLKDKLGTRSMASGEIKLEGAIAYAVGKLDRGFVQMAEMVNSSRLSNGVKSTALMRRAYHDAMTVATNRVVFGQRIIDLPLGRRQMLKIMLPVEQALSMSFLTADALDRAEAGSQDAAALLRILTPTLKFRATRDARKVCGDALEMRGGIGYIEEFATARLLRDAHLGSVWEGTGNIVAIDALRRAVGRHGAESALAADLHARLDDSASVPQAWRDRLRGLVDRAVGFAREVAGKADNESDARRATSLLYHVASAVALAWEAHRIHEMRGDARRLVLSRLVIDHRVSPNDPFRLTENAVQAKIAALLLGDSSAGMSEVGELVLAA from the coding sequence ATGCACAAGCCGGTCACGGCGCAGCCGAAACACGTCGCGGCCGAGCAACCCGGTCTGCTGGCACCCGATACGTCAGGCATGAACTTCTATCGCGCCGATCCCGCGCTCACCGATCTCTTGCGCATCCATCTGCCGGACACGCTGTTCCGTCACACCGAGCCGCATCTCGACCGTCTCGGCGAACTCGCCGGCGGCCGTCTCGACGAGTGTGCGCGGCTCGCCGACCGGCACACGCCGGTGCTGCACCAGCGCGACAAGTTCGGCCGCGACGTGCAGTGGATCGAATATCACCCGGCCTATCGCGAGCTGGAGAATGCAGCGTTCGGCGAATTCGGCATCCACGCGCTCTCGATCCGCAAGGGCATCATGGGCTGGCCGGACAAATATCCTGTCGTGGCCAAACACGCCTTCACCTTCCTGTTCAACCAGACCGAATTCGGCATGGGCTGCCCGATCAACGTCACCGACGGCTGCGCCAAGCTGCTGGCGAATTTCGGCAGCGAGGCACTGAAGGCGAAATATCTGGACGGCCTGACATCGACCGACATGAGCAAGCTGACGCAAGGCGGCCAGTTCATGACCGAGAAGGAGGGCGGCTCCGATGTCGGCACGCTGACGACGCGGGCAGTGCAGGAAGGCGACCATTGGCGCCTCACCGGCGAGAAATGGTTCTGCTCGAATGCCGATGCCAAGGTCGTGATGCTGCTGGCGCGTCCCGAAGGCGCCGGTCCCGGCACGCGCGGCGTCGGCCTGTTCCTGATGCCGCGCTTCCTCGACGACGGCTCGCAGAACCACTACCGGATCGTCCGCCTCAAGGACAAGCTCGGCACCCGCTCGATGGCCTCGGGTGAGATCAAGCTCGAAGGCGCAATTGCGTACGCGGTTGGCAAGCTCGACCGCGGCTTCGTGCAGATGGCCGAGATGGTGAACTCCTCGCGGCTGTCCAACGGCGTCAAGTCCACCGCGCTGATGCGCCGCGCCTATCATGATGCGATGACCGTGGCGACCAACCGTGTCGTGTTCGGTCAGCGCATCATCGATCTGCCGCTCGGACGGCGGCAGATGCTGAAAATCATGCTGCCGGTCGAGCAGGCCCTCTCGATGAGTTTTCTCACCGCGGACGCTCTCGACCGCGCCGAAGCCGGCAGCCAGGATGCGGCAGCGCTGCTGCGTATCCTCACCCCGACGCTGAAATTCCGCGCCACGCGCGATGCGCGAAAGGTTTGCGGCGATGCGCTCGAGATGCGCGGCGGCATCGGCTATATCGAGGAGTTCGCCACGGCCCGCTTGCTTCGCGATGCACATCTCGGCTCGGTCTGGGAGGGCACCGGCAACATCGTCGCCATCGATGCGCTCAGGCGCGCGGTCGGACGTCACGGTGCCGAGTCCGCGCTCGCCGCCGATCTGCATGCCCGGCTCGACGACAGCGCCTCGGTGCCGCAGGCCTGGCGCGACCGGTTGCGCGGCCTCGTCGATCGCGCCGTCGGCTTCGCGCGCGAAGTGGCGGGCAAGGCCGACAACGAATCCGATGCGCGGCGTGCCACCAGCCTGCTTTATCATGTCGCAAGTGCGGTCGCGCTCGCCTGGGAGGCCCACCGCATCCACGAGATGCGCGGCGATGCGCGCCGGCTGGTGTTGTCGCGGCTCGTGATCGATCACCGGGTATCACCGAACGATCCGTTCCGGCTCACGGAAAATGCCGTGCAGGCGAAGATCGCCGCGCTGCTGCTCGGCGACAGCTCAGCCGGCATGAGCGAGGTTGGCGAACTCGTTCTGGCGGCGTAG
- a CDS encoding SDR family oxidoreductase, translating into MEHPKYKIALIVGAGEGLSASLARLLAAQGIRVALAARKIEKLGALCTETGAKAYSCNATEPDEVERLFGLVEREIGTPDLVIYNASGRARGPIVDLVPADVAQAIAVSAYGGFLVAQQAAKRMLPNKHGAILFTGASASVKGYAQSASFAMGKFALRGLAQSLARELSPQGIHVAHFVIDGGIKSAARSEPDDKPDSMLDPDAIAESYWNVLQQPRSAWSWEIELRPWVETF; encoded by the coding sequence ATGGAACATCCGAAATACAAGATCGCCCTCATCGTCGGCGCCGGCGAAGGCCTGAGCGCCTCGCTGGCGCGCTTGCTCGCCGCGCAAGGCATTCGCGTTGCGCTGGCCGCCCGAAAGATCGAGAAGCTTGGCGCGCTCTGCACTGAGACCGGCGCGAAGGCCTATTCCTGCAATGCCACCGAGCCTGACGAGGTCGAGCGCCTGTTCGGCCTCGTCGAGCGCGAGATCGGCACCCCCGATCTCGTCATCTACAACGCCAGCGGCCGCGCCCGCGGGCCCATCGTGGATCTCGTCCCGGCCGATGTCGCGCAGGCGATCGCGGTCAGTGCCTATGGCGGCTTTCTGGTGGCGCAGCAGGCGGCCAAGCGCATGCTGCCGAACAAGCACGGCGCGATCCTGTTCACCGGCGCCTCTGCCAGCGTCAAGGGCTACGCGCAGTCCGCCTCCTTCGCGATGGGCAAGTTCGCGTTGCGTGGACTCGCACAGAGCCTGGCGCGCGAATTGTCGCCGCAAGGCATCCATGTCGCGCATTTCGTGATCGACGGCGGCATCAAGAGCGCAGCGCGGAGCGAGCCGGATGACAAGCCGGATTCGATGCTCGATCCCGACGCGATCGCGGAGAGCTACTGGAACGTGTTGCAGCAGCCGCGTAGCGCCTGGAGCTGGGAGATCGAGCTGCGGCCCTGGGTGGAGACGTTTTGA